From one Suicoccus acidiformans genomic stretch:
- a CDS encoding cyclic-di-AMP receptor, translating to MKLIIAIVQDEDEVVLSKAFQEADFQATKLSSTGGFLRSGNTTFLIGTEAKRVEAALDIIRDCSQERTQTVVAPSNFDVDYNMSQNYPVQVEVGGAIVFVLPIDAFYRF from the coding sequence ATGAAATTAATTATTGCGATTGTTCAAGATGAAGATGAAGTGGTGTTGAGTAAGGCCTTCCAGGAAGCGGATTTCCAAGCTACTAAATTAAGTAGTACAGGTGGTTTCTTGCGTTCAGGCAATACGACTTTCCTTATTGGTACAGAAGCTAAACGGGTAGAGGCTGCGTTAGATATTATTCGCGATTGCTCACAAGAGCGGACGCAGACAGTGGTCGCTCCATCTAATTTTGATGTGGATTATAATATGTCCCAAAACTACCCAGTGCAAGTAGAAGTAGGGGGCGCCATTGTCTTTGTCTTGCCAATCGACGCCTTTTATCGCTTCTAA
- a CDS encoding YdcF family protein — MIFYALAGMLTILLILSILHPHRALQPTCLALFALTSWLLGLINFSHATLIYTVRYFFYVVSGFAIALSPIILLLLAFLVLLRINQDELRLLRKTLHGLIALTFLIFSIYTLSAWFRLEEDMTLLIQVNVMLTLYFVVNFLSYLVISIVLNLAPLREEVELIVVLGARIEDDNRLPKVLKARLQKAYRLYLTVEESNRQQVRFIVSGGVTSKSNHPAEGQAMRHYLMDLGVPATQIIVEDQALNTYENFMYSQELMERYEIQSTPVIITSTFHLLRSYFLAHRAKLRAHFKGATSPVWSWPYAIVREYMAYLLLVKEWNYLYIIFVMLVGSYYVLKGGL, encoded by the coding sequence TTGATTTTTTATGCTCTGGCCGGAATGTTAACAATTCTTTTGATTCTGTCAATCCTTCACCCTCATCGCGCCTTACAACCGACATGTTTGGCGCTTTTTGCATTAACAAGTTGGTTATTGGGCTTAATCAATTTTAGTCATGCGACACTGATTTATACAGTCCGCTATTTCTTTTATGTAGTTAGTGGCTTTGCGATTGCTTTGAGTCCGATTATCTTATTATTACTGGCTTTCCTTGTGTTACTGCGAATTAATCAAGACGAGTTGCGTCTCTTGCGTAAAACTTTGCACGGCTTGATTGCACTAACTTTTCTCATCTTTTCAATATATACGCTAAGTGCTTGGTTTCGTTTGGAAGAGGATATGACGCTTTTAATTCAGGTAAACGTCATGCTAACCCTATATTTTGTGGTAAATTTCTTGAGTTATTTAGTCATCAGCATTGTCTTAAATCTTGCCCCACTCAGAGAAGAGGTTGAGCTGATTGTCGTACTAGGCGCACGTATTGAAGACGATAATCGGTTGCCTAAAGTATTAAAAGCCCGCCTTCAAAAAGCCTACCGTCTCTATTTAACCGTAGAGGAATCTAATAGACAGCAAGTACGCTTTATTGTCAGTGGTGGCGTGACCTCTAAAAGCAATCATCCTGCTGAGGGTCAAGCGATGCGTCATTATTTGATGGACTTAGGTGTACCGGCGACACAGATTATTGTTGAAGACCAGGCTTTAAATACATATGAGAATTTTATGTATAGTCAGGAGCTTATGGAACGCTATGAAATACAAAGCACACCGGTAATTATTACTAGCACTTTCCACTTGCTACGGTCTTATTTCCTTGCTCACCGAGCTAAGTTACGGGCCCACTTTAAAGGAGCCACCAGCCCAGTTTGGTCATGGCCTTATGCGATTGTCCGTGAATACATGGCTTATTTACTTCTAGTGAAAGAATGGAATTATTTATATATTATTTTCGTTATGTTGGTAGGGAGTTACTATGTATTAAAAGGGGGTTTGTAA
- the rsmI gene encoding 16S rRNA (cytidine(1402)-2'-O)-methyltransferase, with translation MQRQKSFEDEGNRGALYLVPTPIGNLEDMTFRAVRILQEADMILAEDTRQTLKLLTHFEIDTPLTSYHEHTHSDKQEQLFASLEAGEVMAMVSDAGMPLINDPGHPLVKRCLEVGVPVIALPGANAALTALIASGMDQERFTYYGFFPRQTKMRQEILEQVGMREETAIFYESPYRIKDLLKATIQVLGANRSVVLARELTKRFEEYMRGSAEDLLLAVAEQGIKGECVVLIAGGGLEASSQLAADLSYKEHVEQLMQQEHLTSKEAIKQVAQLRSVRKQVVYQAYHELGE, from the coding sequence ATGCAAAGACAGAAGAGTTTTGAAGATGAGGGAAACCGAGGTGCTCTTTATTTAGTGCCTACGCCGATTGGCAACTTGGAGGATATGACGTTTAGAGCAGTTCGAATTCTCCAAGAAGCTGATATGATATTAGCGGAAGATACTCGACAAACCCTCAAACTGTTGACGCATTTCGAAATTGATACTCCTTTAACGAGTTACCATGAACATACACATTCAGACAAGCAAGAACAATTGTTTGCGTCTTTAGAAGCAGGTGAAGTAATGGCAATGGTCAGTGACGCAGGGATGCCACTGATTAACGATCCAGGACATCCCCTGGTGAAACGTTGTTTAGAAGTCGGTGTGCCAGTTATTGCCTTACCAGGAGCCAATGCCGCTTTAACAGCGCTAATTGCTTCAGGTATGGACCAAGAACGCTTTACTTATTACGGTTTTTTCCCAAGACAGACGAAAATGCGTCAGGAAATACTGGAGCAAGTAGGTATGCGTGAAGAGACGGCAATTTTCTATGAATCGCCGTATCGCATAAAAGATTTACTTAAGGCTACAATACAAGTGTTAGGAGCCAATCGTTCAGTAGTTTTAGCCCGTGAATTGACTAAGCGTTTCGAAGAATATATGCGGGGATCAGCTGAGGATTTGTTGCTGGCAGTAGCAGAGCAGGGAATTAAAGGTGAATGTGTGGTTTTAATTGCTGGGGGTGGCTTAGAAGCATCTTCCCAGCTAGCAGCGGATTTATCTTATAAAGAACACGTTGAGCAGCTCATGCAGCAAGAGCACTTGACGAGTAAAGAGGCGATTAAGCAAGTTGCTCAATTACGCTCGGTGCGTAAGCAAGTAGTCTATCAAGCTTATCACGAGCTGGGTGAATAG
- a CDS encoding GIY-YIG nuclease family protein, with protein MAKSYYFYVLYCRDDTLYGGFTTNLQAREATHNAGKGAKYTRVRSRQPVRMIYAERFSDKRQAMRSEYQFKQLTRAAKEQYLRQHGIVNVKEASFVLVNGEELSDAKTEEF; from the coding sequence ATGGCTAAGTCTTATTATTTCTATGTGCTATATTGCCGGGATGATACCTTATACGGCGGTTTTACCACGAATCTTCAAGCGAGAGAGGCGACACATAACGCTGGTAAAGGGGCCAAATATACCCGGGTTAGAAGTAGGCAGCCTGTCCGTATGATTTATGCAGAACGCTTTAGCGATAAGCGGCAGGCTATGCGATCTGAATACCAATTTAAACAATTGACGAGGGCAGCCAAAGAGCAATATTTAAGGCAGCATGGCATTGTGAATGTCAAAGAAGCAAGTTTTGTACTGGTCAATGGAGAGGAGCTGTCCGATGCAAAGACAGAAGAGTTTTGA
- the sppA gene encoding signal peptide peptidase SppA: protein MTETPPRNREHKRWIALVLAIILLLVSGRSQLYANRRNTSKNQDLLQEFTQGKSLSEQVIQQGNKDARIAVIPIHGVIYEGSSSSFMQGPTYYHQHVIDSIKAIQEDSSVKGVVLDINSPGGTVYHSAEVYERLLALKEATGIPIYASFKSMAASGGYYIAAAADKIYASNQETVTGSIGVISSGFNYSQLLENLGIEDQSIKSHDHKDIGSSTREMTEEEEAILQEEIDQVFQRFVDVVDAGRTNLTREEVLKLADGRTYDGAQALENGLVDAIAYEETVFNDLAESLNITSPEIFYYLQIDDLFGLGQLGSLLQGQVNKPMTQTDIPNLQALINEPLALYIEGGSIYD from the coding sequence ATGACAGAGACTCCCCCAAGAAATCGCGAGCATAAACGCTGGATTGCCCTTGTTCTGGCAATTATCTTACTACTTGTAAGCGGACGTTCGCAATTATATGCCAATCGACGAAACACTTCTAAGAATCAGGATTTACTTCAAGAATTTACTCAGGGCAAATCCCTATCAGAACAAGTCATCCAACAAGGTAATAAAGATGCGCGCATTGCTGTCATCCCAATCCATGGGGTTATTTATGAAGGTAGCAGTAGCTCTTTTATGCAAGGGCCAACATATTATCACCAGCACGTCATCGATAGCATTAAGGCTATTCAAGAGGACTCGAGTGTTAAAGGTGTCGTCCTTGACATTAACTCACCTGGTGGGACAGTTTACCATAGTGCCGAAGTTTATGAACGTCTTCTAGCTTTAAAGGAAGCAACCGGAATACCCATCTATGCCTCCTTTAAATCCATGGCAGCTAGCGGAGGTTACTATATCGCTGCAGCAGCTGATAAAATATATGCCTCCAACCAAGAAACAGTAACCGGGTCGATTGGTGTCATTAGTAGCGGCTTTAATTACAGCCAACTCCTAGAAAACTTAGGCATCGAAGATCAATCCATTAAATCCCATGATCATAAAGACATTGGTAGTAGCACTCGTGAGATGACCGAAGAAGAAGAAGCTATCTTACAAGAAGAAATTGACCAGGTCTTCCAACGCTTTGTCGATGTTGTAGATGCTGGACGGACGAATTTAACACGCGAAGAGGTCCTTAAGTTAGCCGATGGACGGACTTACGATGGGGCTCAAGCTTTAGAGAATGGCCTAGTCGATGCGATTGCCTATGAAGAGACCGTCTTTAATGACTTGGCTGAAAGCTTAAATATCACTTCACCCGAAATATTCTATTACCTGCAAATCGATGACCTATTTGGTTTAGGTCAGCTCGGTTCACTACTCCAAGGCCAAGTCAATAAACCTATGACTCAAACAGACATACCTAATTTGCAAGCATTAATCAATGAACCTCTGGCCTTATACATCGAAGGAGGTTCCATCTATGATTGA
- a CDS encoding initiation-control protein YabA encodes MEPQAIEELLEQANAQMLELSDTLAQLKRAVNTLQEDKNQLEIKIQDLQDVVRESTQVDADNPEGQEHTGGKERLQNFYDNGIHFCHQYFGMRRAPEEGCMFCQDILDRLD; translated from the coding sequence ATGGAACCACAAGCAATCGAAGAACTATTAGAACAAGCCAACGCTCAAATGTTGGAGTTGAGCGATACTTTGGCACAGCTCAAGCGCGCTGTAAATACCTTACAAGAAGATAAGAATCAATTAGAAATTAAAATTCAAGATTTACAAGACGTTGTTCGCGAGTCAACCCAAGTCGACGCAGATAATCCAGAAGGACAAGAGCATACAGGGGGTAAAGAGCGTTTACAGAATTTCTACGATAATGGTATTCATTTCTGTCATCAATATTTCGGGATGCGCCGAGCTCCAGAAGAGGGTTGTATGTTCTGCCAAGATATATTAGATCGGTTGGATTAA
- a CDS encoding RDD family protein: protein MIESYYPYSFRAGFWRRVPAFLFDGLMISLLRSVIFAWLPPSWLVSSLSEWALNLLIYHGYFILLTQLNHGQTLGKMLLSIQVVNEDGQELSWKQTFFREGIGRFLCNQLLYLPYLFVAFTQGKTHISDYLSDTYVLKDDFINISIENEKELKE from the coding sequence ATGATTGAGTCTTACTATCCCTACAGCTTTCGAGCAGGTTTTTGGCGACGGGTGCCCGCTTTCTTATTCGATGGATTAATGATTAGCCTCCTTCGCAGTGTAATCTTTGCTTGGTTACCCCCATCCTGGCTGGTCAGTTCTTTAAGCGAATGGGCACTAAATCTACTGATTTATCACGGTTACTTTATTCTTCTCACACAGCTTAATCACGGTCAAACCCTCGGCAAAATGCTCTTAAGCATCCAAGTCGTTAATGAAGATGGCCAAGAACTAAGCTGGAAGCAGACCTTTTTCCGTGAAGGTATCGGACGCTTTCTCTGCAACCAGTTGCTCTATTTGCCTTATCTGTTCGTCGCCTTTACCCAAGGTAAAACCCATATTAGCGACTATCTTTCAGATACCTATGTCTTAAAAGACGATTTCATTAATATATCAATAGAAAACGAGAAGGAGTTAAAAGAATGA
- the mscL gene encoding large conductance mechanosensitive channel protein MscL, producing the protein MWEEFKEFISGDDVLKMATGIIMGSAFTSIVNSLVDDIFMPLIVSLTGAADVTDLTITIGNTTIGIGLFLQAIINFLLISLFLFLVLKGIDKAKNLNKSAKVEEVEEAGPTKTELLTDILAELKKQN; encoded by the coding sequence ATGTGGGAAGAATTTAAAGAGTTTATTTCAGGTGATGATGTCTTAAAGATGGCAACCGGTATTATTATGGGTTCGGCCTTCACAAGTATTGTTAACAGCTTAGTTGACGACATCTTCATGCCGCTCATTGTTTCTTTAACAGGCGCAGCGGATGTTACAGATTTGACGATTACAATCGGCAATACTACCATTGGGATTGGGCTATTCTTACAAGCTATTATTAATTTCTTATTAATCTCCCTATTCCTATTCTTGGTCTTAAAAGGTATTGATAAAGCGAAGAACTTGAACAAATCGGCTAAAGTCGAAGAAGTAGAAGAAGCTGGACCAACTAAAACGGAATTACTAACAGATATCCTAGCTGAATTAAAGAAACAGAACTAA
- a CDS encoding DNA-3-methyladenine glycosylase I: MKTVQRCEWVEGKPHYYVAYHDYEWCQPTHDEQELYQWLLLESFHVGLSWQLVLSKYENFQAAFSHFDYRQIAQYQEQDVLRLMQDRGIIRHEGKIRAAITNAQSFLKVQEEFGTFDAYIWSFTDGKVIQGEGAGIPSRTLLSDQVSKDMKKRGFKFIGSVTIYSYLQAIGVVNDHDRNCAFK, from the coding sequence GTGAAGACAGTTCAACGGTGTGAGTGGGTTGAAGGCAAGCCGCACTATTATGTAGCCTATCATGATTACGAGTGGTGTCAGCCGACACATGATGAGCAGGAATTATATCAGTGGCTTCTCTTAGAAAGTTTCCATGTCGGCTTATCTTGGCAACTCGTCTTATCAAAGTATGAGAATTTCCAAGCAGCTTTTAGTCACTTTGACTACCGTCAGATTGCCCAGTATCAGGAACAAGACGTTCTAAGGCTCATGCAGGATAGGGGGATTATTCGTCATGAAGGGAAGATTCGAGCGGCAATTACGAATGCGCAAAGTTTCTTAAAAGTTCAAGAAGAATTTGGGACATTTGACGCTTATATATGGTCTTTTACAGATGGTAAAGTTATTCAAGGTGAAGGCGCAGGGATACCTAGTCGAACGCTCTTGAGTGATCAAGTCAGTAAAGATATGAAGAAGCGGGGCTTTAAATTTATTGGCTCGGTCACTATCTATTCATACTTACAAGCTATCGGAGTGGTCAATGACCATGATAGAAACTGTGCGTTTAAATAA
- a CDS encoding NAD(P)/FAD-dependent oxidoreductase → MKHKTIAIIGGGIVGSTAAYYLAKAGCDVTLFDTGTGQATKAAAGIICPWFSLRRNKPWYYLVSNGAEFYRKLMSDLDDDGFNSQEIFQVDGTLMIRRKEKRVQQDLKQAKTKREASPSIGQIAPVAPEEVSNYNPLLKSTHPATFVEGGGRVDGEALIQALHAACLQHGGKIEHFEAFLKEDAEGQIQLFTNKQPPKAYDYILASAGAWLPHLLKPLGYQTDIRPQKGQLFILSNEAWKDQHWPVVMPYGTGDIIPFNDGRIIIGASHEDEMGYDLSIDQSELQALQEEASQWLPLLKDIKPTDHVECKVGTRAMTSDYAVLVGQVPETANLWAVSGLGSSGLTSGPFLGYEWSQLVINGSWSLKAEDFPIDNYISRNK, encoded by the coding sequence ATGAAGCACAAAACGATTGCAATCATCGGTGGCGGTATTGTCGGATCTACTGCAGCTTACTACTTAGCCAAAGCTGGCTGCGACGTTACGTTATTTGATACAGGTACCGGCCAAGCAACTAAAGCAGCCGCCGGAATTATTTGCCCCTGGTTTTCCTTAAGACGCAATAAACCTTGGTATTACCTTGTATCAAATGGTGCTGAATTTTATCGTAAGCTCATGTCTGACTTAGACGATGACGGCTTCAATAGCCAGGAGATTTTTCAAGTAGATGGCACGCTGATGATTCGCCGGAAAGAAAAGCGGGTGCAGCAAGATTTAAAACAAGCTAAGACAAAACGCGAAGCCTCACCTTCGATTGGCCAAATAGCGCCGGTTGCTCCCGAAGAAGTTTCCAACTACAATCCACTCCTAAAGTCAACACATCCAGCAACTTTTGTTGAAGGTGGAGGACGGGTAGACGGTGAAGCTTTAATCCAAGCCTTGCACGCAGCCTGTCTGCAGCACGGTGGTAAAATCGAACATTTCGAGGCATTTCTAAAAGAAGATGCTGAGGGACAAATTCAACTCTTCACGAATAAGCAACCCCCTAAAGCCTATGACTATATCTTAGCTAGCGCCGGCGCTTGGCTGCCCCATTTGCTCAAGCCGCTTGGTTATCAAACAGATATTCGTCCCCAGAAAGGACAATTATTCATCCTTTCAAACGAAGCATGGAAAGACCAACATTGGCCTGTGGTGATGCCTTATGGAACAGGAGATATTATCCCCTTCAATGATGGTCGCATCATCATTGGGGCAAGCCACGAGGACGAGATGGGTTACGATTTATCGATTGATCAATCAGAGCTTCAGGCTCTCCAAGAAGAAGCTAGCCAGTGGCTACCACTGCTCAAAGACATCAAGCCTACCGATCACGTTGAGTGTAAGGTAGGTACCCGGGCGATGACTTCAGATTACGCCGTGCTCGTCGGCCAAGTCCCTGAAACTGCCAATCTTTGGGCCGTAAGTGGGCTTGGTTCGTCCGGCTTAACCAGCGGGCCTTTTCTCGGTTATGAATGGAGTCAGCTAGTTATCAACGGTAGCTGGTCACTTAAAGCCGAGGACTTCCCCATCGACAATTATATCTCTAGAAATAAATAA
- a CDS encoding methionine ABC transporter ATP-binding protein, producing the protein MINLQDIDVIFETDERIVQAVKDVSIRVDKGEIFGIVGYSGAGKSTLVRTINLLQRPTSGSVQVNGQDLMSLNSSELRQARKKIGMIFQHFNLMESRTIFDNVAFPLKGSGLSKDEINAKVLDLLELVGLDSKTHNHPSQLSGGQKQRVAIARALANDPDILLCDEATSALDPKTTSSILRLLKDLNEKLGLTMVVITHEMSVVKDLCDKVAVMENGQILEQGTILDIFTNPQKPLTREFINTATHFDQELEVVLKQPLTRELNEKGVIYRLSYVGSETTKPIIANLVREFDVDANILYGHVEVLQGTPTGNLVIALDGEPDAIERAIATLETRSVSAQSLDDIILQYVKEEGLQ; encoded by the coding sequence ATGATTAATTTACAAGACATCGACGTCATCTTTGAAACAGATGAGCGCATTGTGCAAGCAGTTAAAGATGTGTCCATTCGAGTGGATAAAGGTGAAATATTCGGCATTGTTGGCTACAGCGGTGCAGGAAAGAGTACCTTGGTGCGTACGATTAATTTATTGCAACGGCCTACAAGTGGTTCGGTCCAAGTGAATGGACAGGACTTAATGAGCTTAAATAGTAGTGAATTGCGTCAGGCCCGTAAGAAGATCGGGATGATTTTTCAGCACTTTAACCTTATGGAATCGCGCACTATTTTTGATAATGTGGCTTTTCCTTTAAAAGGTAGTGGCTTAAGTAAAGATGAAATTAATGCAAAGGTGCTTGATTTACTGGAGCTAGTAGGTTTGGATAGTAAGACGCATAATCATCCTAGTCAATTATCAGGCGGTCAAAAGCAACGGGTTGCGATTGCTCGCGCTTTGGCCAATGATCCGGATATCTTACTGTGTGATGAGGCAACGAGTGCGCTCGACCCTAAAACGACGTCTTCTATTTTACGTTTGTTGAAGGATTTGAATGAGAAGCTCGGTTTGACTATGGTTGTCATCACGCATGAGATGTCGGTAGTCAAAGACTTGTGCGATAAAGTGGCGGTGATGGAGAACGGTCAGATTCTAGAACAAGGCACCATCTTAGACATCTTTACCAATCCGCAGAAACCATTGACGCGCGAGTTTATTAATACAGCGACGCACTTTGATCAAGAGTTAGAAGTTGTCTTGAAGCAGCCACTCACACGCGAGTTGAATGAGAAAGGAGTTATTTATCGCTTGAGCTATGTCGGTAGTGAGACGACGAAGCCAATTATTGCCAACTTGGTTCGGGAATTCGATGTGGATGCGAATATTCTTTATGGTCACGTTGAAGTCCTCCAAGGGACACCAACAGGTAATTTGGTGATTGCACTTGACGGAGAACCCGATGCGATTGAACGTGCGATTGCTACTTTAGAAACACGATCGGTCAGTGCCCAGTCACTTGATGATATTATCTTACAATATGTTAAAGAGGAGGGGTTACAATGA
- a CDS encoding L-lactate dehydrogenase, which produces MANQRVILIGDGAVGSSFAYSSIIQGVGREFGIIDINKKRVEGDVLDLSDALAYREPVKIFAAEYSDCKDADVVVITAGLPQKEGETRLDLVDKNLPILKDMVDSVVASGFNGVFLVASNPVDIMTYATWKFSGFPAQKIVGSGTSLDSARFRHEIASLLDVDTRSVHAYIMGEHGDSEFPVWSKANIGGLNIYEWVKANSEVDYKDLEQRFIGVRDKAYAIIERKGATHYGIGVALTRIVKAILNDENTVLPLSIYLNGEYDIHDVFIGAPAIIGRNGVRNVIDFDLNDTEAAQMQASAKTLKETIESAFDKLDMEA; this is translated from the coding sequence GTGGCAAATCAAAGAGTTATTTTAATCGGTGATGGTGCAGTAGGGTCAAGTTTTGCTTATTCATCAATCATTCAAGGTGTCGGTCGCGAATTTGGAATTATCGATATTAATAAGAAGCGCGTTGAAGGGGATGTGCTTGATTTAAGCGATGCTCTTGCTTACCGCGAGCCTGTCAAAATTTTCGCAGCAGAATATAGCGATTGTAAAGATGCGGATGTCGTAGTAATCACAGCTGGCCTTCCTCAGAAAGAGGGCGAAACACGTTTAGATTTAGTTGATAAGAACTTACCTATCTTAAAAGATATGGTTGATTCTGTAGTCGCATCAGGCTTTAATGGAGTCTTCCTAGTCGCTTCTAACCCGGTTGATATTATGACTTACGCAACATGGAAATTCTCTGGCTTCCCAGCCCAAAAAATCGTCGGATCAGGTACTTCTCTAGACTCAGCCCGTTTCCGTCATGAAATCGCAAGTCTATTGGATGTGGATACCCGCTCGGTGCATGCCTATATTATGGGTGAACATGGAGATAGCGAATTCCCAGTCTGGTCTAAGGCAAATATTGGTGGCTTAAATATCTATGAATGGGTTAAAGCAAATTCTGAAGTCGACTACAAAGACTTAGAACAGCGCTTTATCGGTGTCCGCGATAAGGCATACGCAATCATTGAGCGTAAGGGAGCTACCCATTACGGAATTGGGGTTGCCTTAACCCGGATTGTTAAAGCTATCCTTAACGATGAGAATACTGTGTTACCTCTTTCAATCTATTTAAACGGGGAATATGACATCCATGATGTCTTTATCGGAGCTCCTGCTATTATTGGACGCAATGGTGTTCGTAATGTCATTGATTTCGATTTGAATGATACCGAAGCAGCCCAAATGCAAGCCTCTGCTAAAACCCTCAAAGAAACTATTGAATCAGCTTTTGATAAATTAGATATGGAAGCTTAA
- a CDS encoding tRNA1(Val) (adenine(37)-N6)-methyltransferase, whose protein sequence is MKHSEVAIEANERLDYFQREDIHLIQSKAFFTSSLDAILLADFTQLPVNKTFHYIDFCSGNGVIPLLLSARTQATLQGIEIQAPLVDMARRSAQLNGLAERVEFLQMDLNDFKRPQDVLYDCVTCNPPYFLVEQSRETHQLDSHAIARHEIYLTLEQWIQKASQVMRSKGKLFFVHRPERLDQIFQTLLKYHFSIHRIRFVHPKVDRQANTILVEAIYGGGLSGVKIEPPLVVHEANSEYTEEMKEIYYG, encoded by the coding sequence ATGAAGCATTCAGAAGTAGCGATTGAAGCAAACGAACGTTTAGACTATTTTCAGCGAGAGGATATTCATCTTATCCAAAGTAAAGCCTTTTTTACGTCCTCTTTAGACGCAATTTTATTGGCGGATTTTACCCAATTACCGGTCAACAAAACCTTTCATTATATCGATTTTTGCTCAGGAAATGGTGTCATTCCTTTGCTTTTATCTGCCAGAACACAGGCAACCCTTCAAGGGATTGAAATCCAGGCTCCCTTGGTCGATATGGCCCGCCGCAGTGCTCAGTTGAATGGGCTCGCAGAGCGGGTTGAATTTTTGCAGATGGATTTGAATGACTTTAAACGTCCGCAAGATGTGTTATATGATTGTGTGACGTGCAATCCCCCTTATTTCCTTGTAGAGCAGAGTCGGGAAACGCACCAATTGGATAGTCACGCGATTGCCCGACATGAAATTTATTTAACGCTCGAGCAATGGATCCAAAAAGCGAGTCAAGTGATGCGGAGCAAGGGTAAGCTATTCTTCGTGCATAGGCCGGAGCGTTTGGATCAGATATTCCAGACCTTACTCAAGTACCATTTCAGTATTCACCGCATTCGTTTCGTACACCCTAAAGTGGATCGCCAGGCCAATACTATTCTGGTGGAAGCCATTTATGGCGGTGGCTTATCCGGTGTTAAGATTGAGCCCCCGCTAGTGGTGCATGAGGCAAACAGCGAATACACTGAGGAGATGAAAGAGATTTACTATGGCTAA
- a CDS encoding aminotransferase class I/II-fold pyridoxal phosphate-dependent enzyme has protein sequence MYSFNINKQSERISSSPIRRFNDQISHIDDLLKLTLGEPDFNAPLKVRQAAIDAIEAGVTGYTHSRGTIELRQAIQNYLKRHYDLDYRAEDEIIVSVGATGALFAAITAVTNPGDQVIAPAPHYVIYQTQTILAGGEFVSVDVSEDAFILTPERLEETLKANPRAKTLILNHPSNPTGATYTREQLEALVPIIKTHQLTVISDEIYAELTYDSEHVSMAKLLPEQTILINGASKSHAMTGWRMGFIAAPKEILDTIFKIQQATINTPNTLAQAASVVAYNDCDEDILAMRAEYQKRCHYLAAELTRLGYQYVNPQGAFYLFVQVPADFAGNDVDFCLTLAEQAKIGVIPGSSFGQSGAGYFRISYAASMADLEEFIHRLEAFTKL, from the coding sequence ATGTATTCATTTAACATAAATAAACAATCCGAACGCATATCGTCTAGCCCCATCCGCCGATTCAATGACCAAATTAGTCATATCGACGACCTATTGAAATTGACCCTTGGTGAGCCTGACTTTAACGCTCCCTTGAAAGTACGTCAAGCAGCCATCGATGCCATTGAAGCAGGCGTTACAGGCTACACCCATTCCCGCGGGACAATCGAATTACGCCAAGCCATTCAAAACTATCTTAAGCGTCATTATGACTTAGACTATCGAGCAGAAGACGAAATCATTGTCTCCGTAGGGGCAACGGGTGCTCTTTTCGCCGCTATTACTGCCGTAACGAATCCTGGAGATCAAGTCATTGCACCCGCTCCCCATTATGTCATCTATCAAACACAAACGATTCTAGCAGGTGGGGAGTTTGTCTCTGTGGATGTTAGTGAAGATGCCTTTATTCTAACACCGGAACGCTTAGAAGAGACATTGAAAGCTAATCCTCGCGCCAAGACGTTAATTCTCAATCACCCTTCCAATCCAACTGGGGCTACTTATACCCGCGAACAGTTAGAAGCGCTTGTTCCAATCATTAAAACACACCAACTTACGGTTATATCAGACGAAATCTACGCGGAGTTAACCTACGACAGTGAACATGTATCGATGGCGAAGCTTCTACCAGAGCAGACCATCCTTATCAACGGTGCTAGCAAGTCTCATGCCATGACCGGCTGGCGCATGGGCTTTATCGCTGCACCCAAGGAAATCTTAGATACCATCTTTAAAATCCAACAAGCTACCATCAATACACCCAACACCTTGGCACAAGCAGCTAGTGTAGTAGCCTATAATGATTGTGATGAAGATATTCTAGCAATGCGCGCAGAATACCAGAAACGCTGTCATTATTTAGCTGCAGAATTAACTCGTCTCGGCTACCAATATGTTAATCCTCAAGGGGCTTTCTATCTATTTGTTCAAGTCCCTGCTGATTTTGCAGGCAATGACGTAGATTTCTGCTTAACACTAGCAGAGCAAGCTAAGATTGGTGTCATTCCAGGTAGCTCCTTCGGTCAAAGTGGGGCAGGATACTTCAGAATTAGTTATGCAGCGAGTATGGCAGATTTAGAAGAATTTATCCATCGCCTAGAAGCATTTACTAAGCTGTAA